From a single Drosophila sulfurigaster albostrigata strain 15112-1811.04 chromosome 3, ASM2355843v2, whole genome shotgun sequence genomic region:
- the LOC133840240 gene encoding uncharacterized protein LOC133840240, protein MSNLRICKAMSLHPSANIKAETQPEPSSRMCLMGCEASATELRRFPIHDVIRCNYWLRHFGVSEQLVNELGGLKKLRICCRHFSQRKAMAKTRIKTTPLRGSKHIIPATTTAAATSAKPMADSTTIELVDSSSGDSQKQQTMQEKSVTTITPLPQRSHSICSSSSVSSDVQSISSDYEASMPLSALVNAHGQNGTGKSANGVAKKRKLYLITEKSDEKNANSGVNGQKRKMFVVVEQEKDTAAKKLMIVTDKSKANITEHLEKFLPEILSCIQGKEQAQAKAKHPAIKQEPTPTPVAHKPHITLPPKKNPTNFIKVEGAPGVALPASVSILPVDSEPIKPPSLSSPSPAPPETETNINLSPDFRFLMKILPKLEQLPEPHKQHVKRSIQIFVEESYSHYGKKD, encoded by the exons ATGAGCAATCTACGCATTTGCAAAGCCATGTCGTTGCATCCCAGCGCGAATATAAAAGCTGAAACTCAGCCAGAACCCAGTTCGAGGATGTGTTTGATGGGTTGTGAGGCGAGTGCGACGGAGTTACGTCGATTTCCAATCCACGATGTCATTCG ctgcaactaTTGGCTGCGCCATTTCGGAGTGAGCGAGCAACTGGTAAACGAACTTGGTGGCCTGAAGAAGCTGCGCATCTGCTGCCGACACTTCAGTCAGCGCAAGGCAATGGCCAAGACGCGCATCAAGACGACGCCGTTGCGTGGATCCAAGCACATAatcccagcaacaacaacagcagcagcaacatctgcTAAGCCCATGGCTGATAGCACAACGATAGAGCTGGTCGAT AGTTCCAGCGGGGATTCCCAAAAGCAACAGACAATGCAGGAAAAGTCTGTGACTACCATAACACCGCTTCCACAGCGTTCACACTCCATCTGCTCGTCGTCTTCCGTCTCCAGCGATGTGCAGTCCATAAGCTCGGACTACGAGGCGAGTATGCCGCTCTCGGCACTCGTGAATGCACATGGTCAGAATGGCACTGGGAAATCTGCCAATGGAGTGGCCAAGAAGCGCAAACTGTATTTGATAACCGAGAAATCGGATGAGAAGAATGCCAACAGCGGCGTCAATGGACAAAAGCGCAAAATGTTTGTTGTAGTCGAACAGGAAAAGGATACGGCTGCCAAGAAACTGATGATTGTCACAGATAAATCCAAAGCGAATATCACAGAGCATTTGGAAAAGTTTCTGCCCGAAATACTCAGCTGCATTCAGGGCAAGGAACAGGCGCAGGCAAAAGCCAAACATCCAGCTATCAAACAGGAACCAACACCGACACCCGTTGCTCACAAACCACACATCACGTTGCCGCCCAAGAAGAATCCCACAAACTTCATCAAAGTCGAAGGAGCACCCGGTGTTGCGCTTCCTGCCAGCGTTTCCATCTTACCCGTGGACTCCGAGCCCATCAAGCCACCATCGTTGTCGTCGCCCTCGCCAGCGCCGCCGGAGACTGAAACCAACATAAATCTATCACCGGATTTCCGATTCCTTATGAAGATATTGCCCAAACTGGAACAACTGCCAGAACCGCACAAACAGCACGTGAAGCGTTCCATACAGATCTTCGTGGAGGAGAGCTACAGCCATTATGGCAAAAAGGATTAG